In one Corallococcus sp. EGB genomic region, the following are encoded:
- a CDS encoding DUF4215 domain-containing protein: protein MLKIPPRLPRFASVVLASLLLTLTACPGDDGPDDGGTNVTDGGNTDGGGPDGGDTQPDGGSYDPGPKVCGDGKVQKGEACDDANTVSGDGCKNDCTEVEIGFECPVSGRPCVVAAACGNGIVENGEACDDRNKESNDGCKADCSAVETGWTCPFQGQRCRAAQCGDGIIAGEEECEDGNTAKGDGCSDTCRLEQGYKCDTIGQPCTKTVCGDGKREGTEQCDDGNHDMGDGCSPLCVLEPKCKNGTCESRCGDGVILPGDTTEECDDGNTRSNDGCSSTCKLEEGFACVRITESPPSAVEIPVVYRDFCGKNNGGCKSPATPHPDFEDANGAEQGIVGPKFGPLGTDGKPIYAKGAGSAVTHGQTAFDQWYRDTPGVNVTEVSTLKLNKQGDGSYVFNNQTFFPLDNSGWVGQGKENRLNDGSGTPRNFSFTSEVRYWFEFKGNEVLTFLGDDDVWVFINGKLALDLGGVHGATSGTVALSDAATVSGLGLVKGKIYEVVVFQAERHTSASSYKLTLNNFETQRTECKSTCGNGQVDPGEQCDNGNANGPGYGKCSLTCIWNPRCGDGITQYEYGETCDDGNTNNTDGCPNNCQIDPG from the coding sequence ATGCTGAAAATTCCCCCCCGGCTCCCCCGATTCGCGAGCGTTGTGCTCGCTTCGCTGCTCCTCACCCTGACAGCCTGTCCCGGCGACGATGGCCCGGACGACGGCGGCACGAACGTCACGGACGGTGGCAACACCGACGGTGGCGGCCCCGACGGTGGCGACACCCAGCCCGACGGTGGCTCGTACGATCCGGGCCCCAAGGTCTGTGGCGACGGCAAGGTCCAGAAGGGCGAGGCCTGTGACGACGCCAACACCGTGAGCGGTGACGGCTGCAAGAACGACTGCACGGAGGTGGAGATCGGCTTCGAGTGTCCCGTCTCGGGCCGGCCCTGCGTCGTGGCGGCGGCGTGCGGCAACGGCATCGTGGAGAATGGCGAGGCGTGCGACGACCGCAACAAGGAGTCCAACGACGGCTGCAAGGCGGACTGCTCCGCCGTGGAGACCGGCTGGACCTGCCCCTTCCAGGGCCAGCGCTGCCGCGCGGCCCAGTGCGGTGACGGCATCATCGCCGGCGAGGAGGAGTGCGAGGACGGCAACACCGCCAAGGGCGACGGCTGCAGCGACACCTGCCGCCTGGAGCAGGGCTACAAGTGCGACACCATTGGCCAGCCGTGCACGAAGACGGTCTGCGGCGACGGCAAGCGGGAAGGCACCGAGCAGTGCGACGACGGCAACCACGACATGGGCGATGGCTGCTCGCCGCTGTGCGTGCTGGAGCCCAAGTGCAAGAACGGCACGTGCGAGTCCCGCTGCGGCGACGGCGTCATCCTGCCGGGTGACACCACGGAGGAGTGCGACGACGGCAACACCCGCTCCAACGACGGCTGCTCCTCCACGTGCAAGCTGGAGGAGGGCTTCGCCTGCGTCCGCATCACGGAGTCCCCGCCGAGCGCCGTGGAGATCCCCGTCGTCTACCGCGACTTCTGCGGCAAGAACAACGGCGGCTGCAAGTCCCCCGCGACCCCGCACCCGGACTTCGAGGACGCCAACGGCGCGGAGCAGGGCATCGTCGGTCCGAAGTTCGGCCCGCTGGGCACGGACGGCAAGCCCATCTACGCCAAGGGCGCCGGCTCGGCCGTCACCCACGGCCAGACCGCCTTCGACCAGTGGTACCGCGACACGCCGGGCGTCAACGTGACGGAGGTCAGCACGCTGAAGCTCAACAAGCAGGGCGACGGCTCCTACGTGTTCAACAACCAGACCTTCTTCCCGCTCGACAACAGCGGCTGGGTCGGCCAGGGCAAGGAGAACCGCCTCAACGACGGCAGCGGCACCCCGCGCAACTTCAGCTTCACCAGCGAGGTCCGCTACTGGTTCGAGTTCAAGGGCAACGAGGTCCTGACGTTCCTGGGTGACGACGACGTCTGGGTGTTCATCAACGGCAAGCTCGCCCTGGACCTGGGCGGCGTGCACGGCGCCACCTCCGGCACCGTGGCCCTGTCGGACGCGGCCACCGTCTCCGGCCTGGGCCTGGTGAAGGGCAAGATCTACGAGGTCGTCGTGTTCCAGGCGGAGCGCCACACGTCCGCGTCCTCGTACAAGCTGACCCTGAACAACTTCGAGACCCAGCGCACCGAGTGCAAGTCCACCTGCGGCAACGGCCAGGTCGACCCGGGCGAGCAGTGCGACAACGGCAACGCCAACGGCCCGGGCTACGGCAAGTGCAGCCTCACCTGCATCTGGAACCCCCGCTGCGGTGACGGCATCACCCAGTACGAGTACGGCGAGACGTGCGACGACGGCAACACCAACAACACCGACGGCTGCCCCAACAACTGCCAGATCGATCCGGGGTAG
- a CDS encoding sugar porter family MFS transporter, translating into MAEVLDVPASREPTVRPEPHTGRIVVISVVAALGGFLFGFDTSVINGTVSALRTEFAASQLALGLSVSSALIGSAAGAFAAGHIADRYGRRRTMMVAAAMFTISAIGSGFAFSLWDLSFWRLVGGLGVGSASVVAPAYIAEIAPAHLRGRLASLQQLAIVIGIFMALLGDFAIARTAGSASNPGWLDITAWRWMFFSGLPPAILYGMGALFIPESPRFLVARGREQEALDVLRGTEGDTAPSKVVEIRQSLRTHYTPHLSDLKGGRFGFLPIVWIGIVLAMLQQFVGINVIFYYSSALWQAVGFSEQNSLAITVITSVTNILTTLVAIAFVDKVGRKPLLIVGSVGMALTLGLLTYLFGSAPLDAAGKPVLQGAAGTTALIAANLYVVFFGFSWGPVVWVLLGEMFPNRIRALALSIAAMAQWLANFLVSATFPSLQALGLGWAYGLYAAAAVFSVFFAAKFIRETKGRELEQM; encoded by the coding sequence ATGGCGGAAGTCCTGGATGTTCCGGCGAGCAGGGAGCCCACGGTGCGACCGGAGCCCCACACCGGAAGAATCGTCGTCATCTCCGTGGTGGCCGCGCTGGGCGGCTTCCTCTTCGGCTTCGACACCTCCGTCATCAACGGCACCGTGAGCGCGCTGAGGACGGAGTTCGCCGCGAGCCAGCTCGCCCTGGGCCTCTCGGTGTCCTCGGCGCTCATCGGCTCCGCCGCGGGCGCGTTCGCCGCGGGCCACATCGCGGACCGCTATGGCCGGCGGCGCACCATGATGGTCGCGGCGGCCATGTTCACCATCAGCGCGATCGGCTCCGGCTTCGCGTTCTCGCTCTGGGACCTGAGCTTCTGGCGACTGGTGGGCGGCCTGGGCGTAGGCTCCGCCAGCGTCGTGGCGCCCGCGTACATCGCGGAGATCGCTCCCGCTCACCTGCGCGGCCGCCTGGCGTCCCTGCAGCAGCTGGCCATCGTGATCGGCATCTTCATGGCGCTGTTGGGGGACTTCGCCATCGCGCGCACCGCGGGCTCGGCCAGCAACCCCGGCTGGCTGGACATCACCGCGTGGCGGTGGATGTTCTTCAGCGGCCTTCCGCCCGCCATCCTCTACGGCATGGGCGCGCTCTTCATCCCGGAGTCCCCGCGCTTCCTCGTGGCGAGGGGGCGCGAACAGGAGGCCCTGGACGTGCTGCGCGGCACCGAGGGGGACACCGCGCCATCCAAGGTCGTGGAGATCCGCCAGTCGCTGCGCACCCACTACACGCCGCACCTGTCGGACCTGAAGGGCGGCCGCTTCGGCTTCCTGCCCATCGTGTGGATCGGCATCGTGCTCGCGATGCTCCAGCAGTTCGTGGGCATCAACGTCATCTTCTACTACTCCAGCGCCCTCTGGCAGGCGGTGGGCTTCTCCGAACAGAACTCGCTGGCCATCACCGTCATCACCAGCGTCACCAACATCCTCACCACGCTCGTGGCCATCGCGTTCGTGGACAAGGTGGGCAGAAAGCCCCTGCTCATCGTCGGCTCCGTGGGCATGGCGCTCACGCTGGGCCTGCTCACGTACCTCTTCGGCAGCGCGCCGCTGGACGCCGCAGGCAAGCCCGTGCTGCAGGGCGCGGCCGGCACCACCGCGCTCATCGCCGCCAACCTCTACGTCGTCTTCTTCGGCTTCTCGTGGGGCCCCGTCGTCTGGGTGCTCCTGGGCGAGATGTTCCCCAACCGCATCCGCGCGCTCGCGCTGTCCATCGCGGCCATGGCGCAGTGGCTGGCCAACTTCCTCGTGTCCGCCACGTTCCCGTCGCTGCAGGCCCTCGGGTTGGGCTGGGCCTACGGCCTGTATGCCGCGGCCGCCGTGTTCTCCGTCTTCTTCGCCGCGAAGTTCATCCGCGAGACGAAGGGTCGCGAGCTGGAACAGATGTAG